ttgtaattttcttcctgtgcactgcattgtacagccaaaatgcatttgatactcccataagcagcaaatggaaatataattttcgccaccatttcacagttctgtgctggaacggattgtactgcaggcgttggtctccaatatccactccaattttattgaggttgtaatcaagtacctgaagtggtttcaatactacagacccatttctcttagtatgcgtaccaaatgttgcttgatgccttgtagacaatgtatacacatctctcttatctttccacttcattgccaatacattatctttacgccgaaaagacatttcgccctttttcagcttagcagatactaaatctttaggcaatcctttcctggatttgttcacagtaccaacagctccagtgcctttctctgccagttgctgaaatagctctggactggaataaaatcgatctaaatacacagtgtggcctttgttcagcaagctgctgtcagacaacaatcgcaaaataaccgcagacgaagaattgtcaacaatatgcttaccagcataaacttcaaaatttacaacatagccactactggcttcagcaacagcatatactttcagtccatacttatgaggcttattttgcatgtaaacacggaaactcacacgacctcgaaatgggcaaattccttcatcaattgtcactttttctgagggacgatatgcctggatacatcgctccttcaaattattataatatggcaaaactttgtaaagtggatgaaatccatcttcgcctggttttttctgatttgaattgtcaacaagatgcaagcatgacagtatctgagtgaaacgcaaacggctcatgacatggggacaaaagttacaactaagaacaggattagtgctccaatggtccgcaattttgggctttttcgaaacacacatgtggaaaataatacccaagaaacgcctcatctcacttatagtcactggcttccacgaactcaaaactgaatggggcttcagattatttcctcttcttttcttctgtattgtctgtgatgcatacaaatttgtctgtctcttgagttcatttacgtcactgtcagtaaggaacactttactgcaatccagtacagaactcgactcatcaatatccactagtatctgcctgggtgtcgtgttgacaggcagaggtcggtaggtgtcaactgcagtccactcactgtctttcggatacggcacagctgctggatttgaagcaacaccttcaacatcattctcgtcttcatctgaagacaaactgtcatcaatctcgtcttctaaaaagaatatcacattatgtgtaactacatacatcgtttacacatgttcaacagatatgtgcgtactgcacaattacgtggaaaattcggaaatacgtaccttcaaacacaccattgcattcagaatcgtctgaatcactctctacattatccagagtgtcgctatgattgatcaaatccgcaatttctgcgtctgataaaccgcgccgaaacatgatgacaaacaactgaatgatatacagactgagaacgcaaagataagttttaacatgaattacagcgctgccgtgacatctatggacgcattttgttaataaacatctgaaaaacgtatagcgctggccaaacccgtagaaataacgttgcagtgttttgaatgaaattaaatgtagcggcccgtaaattttacgggcttggtgattttcgcgcgatcccaggcccgtaaattttacgggcttggcgcttagagtgttaaatgatgatggcgtcctcttgggtaaaatattccggaggtaaaatagtcccccattcggatctccgggcggggactactcaagaggacgtcgttttcaggagaaagaaaactggctttctacggatcggagcgtggaatgtcagatcccttaatcgggcaggtaggttagaaaatttaaaaagggaaatggataggttaaagttagatatagtgggaattagtgaagttcggtggcaggaggaacaagacttttggtcaggtgaatacagggttataaatacaaaatcaaataggggtaatgcaggggtaggtttaataatgaataaaaaaataggagtgcgggttagctactacaaacagcatagtgaacgcattattgtggccaagatagacacaaagcccatgcctactacagtagtacaagtttatatgccaactagctctgcagatgatgaagaaatagatgaaatgtatgacgagataaaagaaattattcaggtagtgaagggagacgaaaatttaatagtcatgggtgactggaattcgtcagtaggaaaagggagagaaggaaacatagtaggagaatatggattggggggaagaaatgaaagaggaagccgcctcgtagaattttgcacagagcatgacttaatcatagctaacacttggttcaagaatcataaaagaaggttgtatacctggaagaatcctggagatactaaaaggtatcagatagattatataatggtaagacagagatttaggaaccaggttttaaattgtaagacatttccaggggcagatgtggattctgaccacaatctattggttatgaaccgcaaattgaaactgaagaaactgcaaaaaggtgggaatttaaggagttggggcctggataaactgaaagaaccagaggttgtagagagtttcagggagagcataagggaacaattgacaggaatgggggaaagaaatacagtagaagaagaatgggtagatctgagggatgaagtagtgaaggcagcagacgatcaagtaggtaaaaagacgagggctagtagaaatccctgggtaacagaagaaatattgaatttaattgatgaaaggagaaaatataaaaatgcagtaaatgaagcaggcaaaagggaatacaaacgtcttaaaaataagatcgacaggaagtgcaaaatggctaagcagcgatggctagaggacaaatgtaaggatgtagaggcttgtctcactaggggtaagatagatactgcctacaggaaaattaaagagacctttggagagaagagaaccacttgtatgaatatcaagaactcagatggaaacccagttctaagcaaagaagggaaggcagaaaggtggaaggagtatatagagggtttatacaagggcgatgtgcttgaggacaatattatggaaatggaagaggatgtagatgaagacgaaatgggagataagatactgcgtgaaaagtctgaccgagcactgaaagacctgagtcgaaacaaggccccaggattagacaacattccattagaactactgatggccttgggagagccagtcatgacaaaactctaccatctggtgagcaagatgtatgagacaggcaaaataccctcagacttcaagaagaatataataattccaatcccaaagaaagcaggtgttgacagatgtgaaaattaccgaactatcagtttaataagtcacagctgcaaaacactaatgcgaattctttacagacgaatggaaaaactggtagaagcagacctcggggaagatcagtttggattccgcagaaatgttggaacacgtgaggcaatactaaccttacgacttatcttagaagaaaggttaaggaaaggcaaacctacgtttctagcatttgtagacttagagaaagcttttgacaatgttaactggaatactctctttcaaattctgaaggtggtaggggtaaaatacagggagcgaaaggctatttacaatttgtacagaaaccagatggcagttataagagtcgaggggcatgaaaggcaagcagtggttgggaaaggagtgagacagggttgtagcctctccccgatgttattcaatctgtatattgagcaagcagtaaaggaagcaaaagaaaaattcggagtaggtattaaaattcatggagaagcagtaaaaactttgaggttcgccgatgacattgtaattctgtcagagacagcaaacgacttggaagagcagttgaacggaatggacagtgtcttgaaaggaggatataagatgaacatcaacaaaagcaaaacgaggataatggaatgtagtcaaattaaatcgggtgatgctgagggaattagattaggaaatcagacacttaaagtagtaaaggagttttgctatttggggagtaaaataactgatgatggtcgaagtagagaggatataaaatgtagactggcaatggcaaggaaagcgtttctgaagaagagaaatttttttaacgtcgagtatagacttaagcgccaggaagtcgtttctgaaagtatttgtatggagtgtagccatgtatggaagtgaaacatggacaataactagtttggacaagaagagaatagaagctttcgaaattgtggtgctacagaagaatgctgaagattagatgtgtagatcacataactaatgaggaggtgttgaataggattggggagaagagaagtttgtggcacaacttgactagaagaagggatcggttggtaggacatgttttgaggcatcaagggatcacaaatttagcattggagggcagcgtggagggtaaaaatcgtagagggagaccaagcgatgaacacactaagcagattcagaaggatgtaggttgcagtaggtactgggagatgaagaagcttgcacaggatagagtagcatggagagctgtatcaaaccagtctcaggactgaagaccacaacaacaataaccctTCAAGTTTTATCGAATACAAACTTACCAATAAAATCTTGCTAATGGTTTAAATGACTCGTCTTCTGGgcctgaaattttttaaagtggctGGTGTTAAGTCTTGAATGTAAGTCGAACGTTCCACGATTTAAGAATTTCATCGCACATTCTCActcttaacataattcatcttgcataaaaggaaatttacttcgaaAGTAATGCTTCCCAAACCACCATTAGCAGTATTTTTCCACAACTTATTAGAAATGTAAACAtttgtgacatcacactcatcaaAAGCAGTTTGATGTTACAAAGTATTGCACAGCCATTGTCCTAAACCTTACACACAGTTTGCTGTCAGCAGATGCTTGTGTCTGCACTGTTCTGTTGTAAACAGCACAGTTTCTTTGcaaataaagttttattttggtgttgttCTCTGATTTAGGTTTCAATGCtgtagaattattctgcagtagtgagcCCAAAGTAAAATTTTTAGTTAAGAGTATAGGTCTTACTGTTCAGAATTACAGAAATttaaatgaaaacacaaaaaatttccaaaattctacaatattcccaggtttttcccagatggAAAAATTCCTGCACTTTCTCGGGGTGTATACACCCACAAAtacaatttcattcatttatgagcAATGGAAGATGCTTCATTACCGGGTATCGCTTCACTGAAAAGTAGGCTATAGTGTAAAAGAATATGGAACAGTTTGACAAACACAGTAGAGTTCAAAATGTTTGCAGTAAATTTAGATTGATGGCCAATTAGACAAAAGTTTTACCATTTATACTTATATTTGTCAAATAAGTCAATTGCTTGCCAGACTTTCAAAGTGACAAACAGTACACATGTTGATGTTCCACTCCACActttcaacaaaaaaaaatatgcagtaGCTCATCTTATTGTATCGTGAGTTCCCACTATTGTGGAAACTAAGATCTTATGAATATGTGGACAAGGATAAAAACATAACAGGTCATTGTTACGTGAAATGCAGTTCTCTAGAGTAGTAGTTGTCCTTGTTGTGGCATGAGTCCACACTGGTTTGATGtaaccctccatgctactctatatcctgtgcaagcctcttcatgttcgagtaactactgcaacctgtctccttctgaatttgcttaatgtattcatctcttggtctccctctatgatttttacatccaatactaaattgatggtgatacctcagaacatgtcctaccaactgatccctcctcctagtcaagttgtgccacaaattcctcttctccccaattctgttcagtacctcctccttagttacatgatctacccatctaagcttcagcattcctctgtagcacattgcggaagcttctattctcttcttgtctaaactagctttcgtccatgttttacttccatacaaggctacactcaatacaagtactttctgaaaagactctgataaatctatactcaatgttaccaTATTTCTCTATTTTGctgcctgacagaattacaatgtcatcagcaaacctcaaagtttttatctcttctccatgtaCTTTAACTGCTACTccaaacttttgtttcctttactgctgactcaaaatacaaattaaatgacatcactgataggctacaagcctgtctccctcccttctcaatcactgattccctgtattttacccctgccaccttcagaatttgaaagagagtattccagtcaacattgtcaaaagctttctctaagtctacaaattgtagaaatgtgggtttgcctttccttaatctatcttctacgataagtcgtagggtcagtattgccttgcgtgttccaacatttctacagaacccaaactgatcttccccgaggtcggcttctaccagtgtttttccattcgtgtctaaggaattcgtgttagtattttgcaaccgtgacctattaaactgataattcagtaattttcacacctgtcaacacctgttttctttgggactggaattattatattcttcttaaagtctgagggtacttctcctgtgtcatacatcttgctcaccagatggaagagagttgccatggctgtctctcccaaggctatcagtagttctattggaatattatctactcctagggccttgtttcgacttaggtctttcagtgctctgtcaaattcttcattcagtattatatctctcatttcatctatgtcctcttccatttccataatactgccccgaagtacattgcccttgtataaaccctctatttgTTCCTTCCACCTATAGTTCAAAAAGATACAAGGCATTGCAACTTTTCCATccaaatgtagcaggaagacaTAACAGAAACATCTCCTACCTACTGTGGACATGTAAGTGGGAgtcttaataatttatttattgcttCATGTCTT
The nucleotide sequence above comes from Schistocerca piceifrons isolate TAMUIC-IGC-003096 chromosome 7, iqSchPice1.1, whole genome shotgun sequence. Encoded proteins:
- the LOC124805034 gene encoding piggyBac transposable element-derived protein 4-like yields the protein MYVVTHNVIFFLEDEIDDSLSSDEDENDVEGVASNPAAVPYPKDSEWTAVDTYRPLPVNTTPRQILVDIDESSSVLDCSKVFLTDSDVNELKRQTNLYASQTIQKKRRGNNLKPHSVLSSWKPVTISEMRRFLGIIFHMCVSKKPKIADHWSTNPVLSCNFCPHVMSRLRFTQILSCLHLVDNSNQKKPGEDGFHPLYKVLPYYNNLKERCIQAYRPSEKVTIDEGICPFRGRVSFRVYMQNKPHKYGLKVYAVAEASSGYVVNFEVYAGKHIVDNSSSAVILRLLSDSSLLNKGHTVYLDRFYSSPELFQQLAEKGTGAVGTVNKSRKGLPKDLVSAKLKKGEMSFRRKDNVLAMKWKDKRDVYTLSTRHQATFGTHTKRNGSVVLKPLQVLDYNLNKIGVDIGDQRLQYNPFQHRTVKWWRKLYFHLLLMGVSNAFWLYNAVHRKKITITDFITVLAVQLVEDDTLEFIPRNEGTVGRLTKRHFLQHIPATTKKYAARVCHVCSSRSKKQSGKASRKETRYECEQCGVALCLEPCFKIFHTKKQYDSV